One Natator depressus isolate rNatDep1 chromosome 13, rNatDep2.hap1, whole genome shotgun sequence genomic region harbors:
- the MAFB gene encoding transcription factor MafB produces MAGELSIGPELPTSPLAMEYVNDFDLMKFDVKKEPLGRAERPGRHCTRLQPAGSVSSTPISTPCSSVPSSPSFSPTEQKTHLEDLYWMANSYQQMNPETLSLTPEDAVEALIGSHQMPQQLQSFESFRAHHHHHHHQQQHHHQYPGVTHEDLVNSGHPHHHHHHHHHHHQASPTPSTSSTSSQQLQNAHQQPPSSNSVEDRFSDEQLVSMSVRELNRHLRGFTKDEVIRLKQKRRTLKNRGYAQSCRYKRVQQKHHLENEKTQLIQQVEQLKQEVTRLARERDAYKLKCEKLASNGFREAGSTSDNPSSPEFFM; encoded by the coding sequence ATGGCCGGCGAGCTGAGCATCGGACCCGAGCTGCCCACCAGCCCCCTGGCCATGGAGTACGTCAACGACTTCGACCTGATGAAATTCGACGTGAAGAAGGAGCCTCTGGGCAGAGCCGAGCGGCCCGGCCGCCACTGCACCCGCCTGCAGCCGGCCGGCTCcgtctcctccacccccatcagCACGCCCTGTAGCTCGGTGCCCTCCTcgcccagcttcagccccacggAGCAGAAGACCCACCTGGAGGACCTGTACTGGATGGCCAACAGCTACCAGCAGATGAACCCCGAGACGCTCAGCCTCACCCCGGAGGACGCGGTGGAAGCCCTCATCGGGTCCCACCAGATGCCCCAGCAGCTCCAAAGCTTTGAGAGCTTCCgggcccaccaccaccaccaccatcaccagcagcagcaccaccaccagtaCCCGGGGGTCACCCACGAGGACCTGGTCAACAGCGGGCACCCGCACCAccatcaccatcaccaccaccaccaccaccaggcgtctcccaccccttccacctcctccacctcctcccagcagctgcagaacgcccaccagcagcccccttccTCCAACAGCGTGGAAGACAGGTTCTCGGACGAACAGCTGGTCTCCATGTCGGTGAGGGAGCTCAACAGGCACCTGAGGGGCTTCACCAAGGACGAGGTGATCCGCCTCAAGCAGAAGAGGAGGACGTTGAAGAACAGGGGCTATGCCCAGTCCTGCAGGTATAAGCGAGTCCAGCAGAAGCACCACCTGGAGAACGAGAAGACCCAGCTGATCCAGCAGGTGGAACAGCTCAAGCAAGAGGTGACCCGGCTGGCCAGAGAAAGAGATGCCTACAAGCTCAAGTGTGAGAAACTTGCCAGCAATGGCTTCAGGGAGGCCGGATCCACCAGTGACAACCCATCTTCTCCCGAGTTCTTCATGTGA